In one Rugosibacter aromaticivorans genomic region, the following are encoded:
- a CDS encoding DUF6127 family protein, with amino-acid sequence MTEPEQQQPALVENMLLLRREDFDELLDRAAERGAERVLTHLGLENGHAARDIRELRDLLEAWRDARRTAWQTTVKVITTGILAALLVGAAIKLKLMGGPQ; translated from the coding sequence CGTCGAGAACATGCTTCTTCTGCGCCGAGAGGACTTCGACGAACTGCTCGACCGTGCCGCTGAACGCGGAGCCGAGCGTGTCCTGACCCACCTTGGCCTGGAAAACGGCCACGCCGCCCGCGACATCCGTGAACTGCGCGACCTGCTGGAAGCCTGGCGCGATGCCCGCCGTACCGCATGGCAAACCACTGTCAAAGTCATCACCACCGGCATTCTGGCAGCACTGCTGGTTGGTGCCGCCATCAAGTTGAAACTGATGGGAGGCCCGCAATGA